DNA from Macrobrachium rosenbergii isolate ZJJX-2024 chromosome 21, ASM4041242v1, whole genome shotgun sequence:
ATGACCTTGTGATATTCTCGGAAACTTGGGAAGaacatttaagaattttagcGAAAGCCCTTGCAAAAGCAAATCTGGTTCTAAATCTGAAATGTGAATTTGGGAAAAACTCTATCACTTATTTAGGTCATAAAGTGGGTCTTGGAAAGATCTGTCCAAAAGATGGGAACACAGAAGCTATTATCAATTTCCCAATCCCAGCAACTAAAAAGCAGGCCATGAGATTTCTCGGAACGGTCTCATATTCCTGTAGATGTGGCcaatttttcagaaataagtgCTACCATAACTAATCTCTTTAAGAAGGGACGAAGTTTCGTGTTTGATGACGAGTGTATAGATACCTGATTTTAGCAGGGAATTTAATTTAGCGATCAATGCCAGTGACACTGGCAAAGGAGCAGTCTTATTGCAAGAAGTAAATGGGATGGAGCACCCAGTtgcttattattcaaagaaactgaacaaagcccagcaaaattattcaaatattgaGGAGTTGTTTAGTTTCAGCCTTGCAACACTTTGAGATTTATGCTCGTAGTAGTCCTGTTTTAACTGTGTATACTGATCATAATCCGCTACTTTATTTGGAGAGGTTTCAGAATAAGAATAAACGTCTCATGCGATGGAGCCTAGAATTACAAGATCATAATCTGAAGATAGTTCATATAAGGGGAGAGAATAATGTAGTAGCTCATAGcctctctaaatatttttcagaatgagagagtATTTCGTCGTTTCTTTCGTTCTGAGCGAGTTGAGCGAGAGccgttgttttttctttttaggctGTAGCGCGAGTGTAGTGTGTGACTGAAGTGTTGAGTGAGCGTGTTTTGCTTAGGAAGTCGTGGCAAAATGCAGAGTTGTTCCTCAGTTCAGATGACGAGTCTCAAGTACTGTAATTTTGTCTCTTttgctcttttaaaaaataaaataagtatatttttttttttttttgggggaacaTGTCATGGTAGATGCAataatggtgaaatataaaaaagaaatttctttcttccaagacgtgactgcttcctgtgtttgctcaccagtcagttactgttgtcaacatgTCGTAGACAATTAgcgattcgatgaaaaccctttcttgtggaagcGACGCCATGTGgcatctcatgccatgcctttgtgacatggcgcaatattcgatccacattgcatcagcaAGTTTGATCTGGAATCTTCTATGGCGTGACCAGAAAGGGagttattaggaaccaatcattgcgcagaaaataaaaaaaaaactccttatattgGAATGATGGttgtctgtcgtcattagctccgcccatacagtggtatataagcttccgaagagatttcccaagacaGAGACGGCactcagaggtcggacaaagcaaggttccgacggcagtatccccttcagacgactcttactcttctccataaaatcttgtccttcCTGAaccgaagagaagcagccagcccttcctgcttgtgatgagaagtccctaagacctccatgttcgagacgaggtgaagcagcgagcctacACACCAGTGATGAAGAAaagcagtcagcccttcctgTTTGTGTGGAGGAgtagtcgctaagcccttcctgcctgtgacaatgtGAAGTAGTCAGGCCTTCCTGCCTGTAGCAAGGACAAGTCGCCAGCCCttcatttgcacaatctccggattcttggagaaacagcatttgctgcctcatcctgaAGACATTCTTTTTGTGACGTCCACGAGCCCGTGGTCATCGTActagcaacatctctgctgagtttccagccgcccttctgtgacgtcctcaagcccgaggtcatcgtgccagcatcatctcttcagctgaaaccccagccatgaaaggataactcaccaactcgccatttaagtattaagattacTCTGCCTTGCAACCTGTTCCCGCTATCTATacctgcttagatttattttgtttagtgttacgttgaatgagagcaaaggAGAAACATTCCatgttctttgtaaataaggttgtgaataaatgtgttgtagggttgtgagtttcttttttatattcatttcccatgttTCAATCActggtgttgaaacattattgtttagagtttgaaagaacctggaacgaaTATTGGATCGTAACACACATCTACTCAGATTTGCTCATCAGCTGCATGTCCAACCTCTCTCCCTGCCCCCTTGCACATACACACTGAACTACTCAACACCTACCTCGCACTTCCTGGACATTAAGGCCTTTCCTTTCATACCTCTATCTCTTTACCTTTCGGTCCAACTCTTTCCAAGTTATCCTCTCCTTTCTCCTAACACTACTGAATTAGAGgttcttttcaccaacctatcattgTACATTCTTTCCAGACAAAAGCAGTGGGTTCTTTCAAAGCCTGACATGTATTATTTACATGGCCATTCAAAGTTTAGGTAAAAATGATGAGTGTAGGTTGACcgaatatacttatttttagcTCTACTGAGGTATGAACCAGTAGTGAATTGCTTCTGTCTATTTTGGCTTTCTATGCCTATTTTGGCTTTCTATCGCTGCTATTTTAGTCACCACCGTAGTAACTGTCAGATTTGTAGGGCAAGCATTCAGGCTCATTCACACACAGAAATGTTTAATCTTCATAACGGCAAAGTTTACCACAAAATCATTCCATCTAACTTTCATCTGGTAATATAATAACTGGGGTCAGTTTAGGACCTTTTCCAGCCTGAAGGTGGTGGTTTAGAGTCAGGAAAGATAAACTTACAACTAtttattacaaactttttttaattttttgtaaatgccAGACAACCTAACAActgttatttccaaaatatttcatgtttttacagttAATGAAATAGAGCATTATATGGTTATAAAGAATGAAGTAAATTATGAAACAGTATTAAAGTATATACAGAATTAAGTAAGTTATAAAATAGGATAAAGTAAAAACGTATTCAGGAAACAATAGTAAATAATGCATACCCCACATCGTAAATAAAGTTACTTTCTTTCTTGTGGCCAATATCTTACTGCACCTATATCATAATTAGGTGTTGGTCGCTGCATTGGTGGAACCATCGGGTCTACTGGAAGACCTGGTCTCTGAATAAATCCTTGGTAGTGTGGTTGTCGATGAAACCTGAACTTGCATAGATTCATTAGTGAACCTCCACCCATCAGGTCATACTCTAATGTCCGTACAGGGATGTTCTTCTCTCTTTCATGAGTCATTTCATTTCCATGTCCCATCACCTGTCTCTTTTCTAGATGATGCAATTCATTAACATCCATCTTAGGATGTTCAAATTGCATCCCATGGTGATGTATTTTATCCCTTTCAAGCTGCATTCCATCATGAGTCATCTTATCCCTTTCCATGTGCACACCACCTAGAGGGATATGAGATTTTTCTCGATCTAAGTTTACTCCTGTCaggtgcattttctctctttcaacttGCAAACCGGTTGGAAGCATTTTATCCCTATCTAAGTGAATTTCACTTGATAATGGCATCATTTGTTGCTGTGACTGATGAAGCTGTGGCTGATGCTGAAGTAGCATAAGTGGTTGCTGTGTCTGCTGGATATGTTGCTGATGTTGGTGATGTGAAagcaacagctgctgctgctgctgctgctgctgtggtggCGGTTGTTGGTGGcggtgctgctgctgttgctgatggtgcagctgctgctgctgctgctgttgttgttgttgttgtggctgttgctgctgttgctgtggtTGTTTCCCATGAGGTTCTACAATGACAGCTTCACATGAATGAGTGGACATGTGCTTTTTAAGGGATTTGTTAACTTTGAAATCTTTGTTGCAAACACTGCATTTATATGGCTTCTCACCTGTATGCTTCTGCAAGTGGCGCTTAAGGCTGACATTCTGACTGAATTTCTTACCACATATTGAGCAtttaaatggcttctctccagtgtgaatGAGGTAATGTGTTTTCAAGCTTGCTTTCTGGGCAAATGCTTTGTCACAAGATGTGCACTTGAAAGGCTTTTCCCCAGTGTGCCTCTGCATGTGTGTTTTGAGACTTACATTTTGAATAAAGGCCTTCCCACAAATATTGCACTTGAATGGCTTTTCTCCTGTGTGTATAAGCATGTGTGTTTTAAGGCTCCCATTTTGCACAAAATCTTGACCACAAACATTACACTTATACGGTTTTTCTCCTCTGTGAATTAACATATGAGTTTTGAGATTACCATTGTGTGTGAAAGCTTTGGAACACACTTTACATTTATAAGGACGTTGACCCGTGTGAATAAGCATGTGAGAGTTAAGACTACCATTGCTAGTAAAGGCTTTATCGCACAAGGTACACTTatatggcttctctccagtatgacttcGTACATGAACTTTATAATAGCTAAATTTTGTGAAGTCTTTTTTACAGAAGCTACATTTAAAAAGTTCCTGCcctgtgtgcaatttcatgtgaAGTTTATAATCCCCTTTATGAGCAAAGTCTTTACCACATTCTTCACACTTGTGGGGACGTTCACCAGTATGAGTAAGTATATGAGTCTTTAGATTGTTGCTCTTAGTGAATCCTTTCCCACAATGGGGACATTTGAAGGGCTTATCCTGAGAATGAATCATCATATGAGACTTCAAGCCATCTACTCTCGTAAATTTCTTGGCACATATTTCACACTTGtaaggtttttctcctgtatgTTCAAGCATATGAGTTTTCAAACTTCCATTTTTTATGAAAGCTTTATCACACTGGGTACATTTGTAAGGTCGTTCTCCAGTATGGATTAACATATGTGCTTTTAGATGACCAGTTTGACCAAAATCTTTACCACATGTTGTGCATTTATAAGGCTTTTCTCCCGTATGACTACGCATGTGAACTTTCAAGTCGCATCCCCGAGGGAAATCTTTTGCACAAATATTACATTTGTAAGGACGTTCACCTGTGTGTATCAACATGTGCATTTTAAGACCACTGTTTTGtgtaaaacatttattacaaattGTGCATTTATGtggtttctctccagtatgaacaAGAATGTGTTTCTTTAATGTTTGCATTGTGGTAAAAGCTTTAAAACACTCATTACACTTGAAAGGACGAACACCTGTGTGGGTACGCATGTGAACCCTCAAATCCGTGTTTCGAACAAAGTCTTTATCACAATATGAACACTTCGCAGGCCGTTCACCAGTATGGCGAAGTATATGAACACTTAATTCACCCATCAATAGAAATGACCTGTCACACAAATGACAGCTGAAGGGGCGCTCACCCGAGTGTCTCATCATGTGTGTTGTAAAATGACTTTTTAATTTGAATAACTGGGAACACTGTGGACACCTGTAATAACGAAATGTTTTGGGCTTACGTAATTTCCGACTTGTCTTTACATTTGGAGCACTGCTGGATGATGTATTCTGAGAAGGAGGATTCAGTGGCGTTATTGTAAATGGTGCTATGATGGTTCCTGGTATTATTCTTGTTGGCTTTGGAGCAATTGGTGTTGGAATCTTCGTGGAGCTAAAAAATGGTGGATCTTTTtgtaatttgatttgatttaaagaTTCTGGGTGGTTAGATATATTATTCTCTAAATTTTTGTTAAGTTCCAAAATTTCTGAGAGATCCCCCGAGTTGTCTTTTCCTGCACATGATAACATGCTCACTTCGTTATAGCCTAAAGTTTCCAAGTGTTGCTCTTTACTGATAAGTGACGACCTAATCTCTGAATTAGTTAGTTCAAAATTCGGTTCTGACTTAGAAATTGCTTGAAGACCATTGTCTACATTTTCCCCCGTAACAATATCAGTTTTACAGTTGTTATTACATTCATCTGTCTTTATACCTTGTTCACTATCTCCCTTGGCTTCATCCTCAGTAGCAATTATTAGGTCATATTTTTCGCTAAAAACCTTATGTAGGGCTTCAATTTTACGGTTATGGGTCTTTGTTAATGGTTCTCCTTCCTCATCACTCAAGATGATGagtttattttctaaatcttcattgTCAATACTATTATTCAATAAGTCAtccttattttcactgttttctaTCAGCTGACTAACATTTTTCTCGGTCAACTCTATGAAGTCCCTCGTGTTTTTTATGGTACAAACAGTAGAGGCGGCACTGATATTTACTACATTTCCTTTACTTCTCTGAGTATTGGTAGGTTCACAGCCACAACCACTAATTTTTCCTCCCATGGCTTCTGCATTCTCTGAAACTGAGGTACAGTAACCCTCAGCATCGCTTAAAATGTTAGTAACCATCACTTCTTCATTAATTCTAATATCATCAGAAGTTCCAAGATTTTCTGATGGTGATCCCTCAAAATTGTGTGGTTTTTGTAAGTGCAATTGTTCCATCACGGCtatgttataaaaatatctttatgaaAACCTCCTGCAGTACTGTTTAATAAACAGATATTTCGCAAATTggttaaaataattatcaaatgtaATCTTTTACCTACTACTACCTACAGCACCTTCCACTCAGATATATTTATCGTCTTCTACAAATCAGGACAttcaaaataacttcaaaatagtTCTTAAAACCAGTTAAAAC
Protein-coding regions in this window:
- the LOC136849655 gene encoding uncharacterized protein, with product MEQLHLQKPHNFEGSPSENLGTSDDIRINEEVMVTNILSDAEGYCTSVSENAEAMGGKISGCGCEPTNTQRSKGNVVNISAASTVCTIKNTRDFIELTEKNVSQLIENSENKDDLLNNSIDNEDLENKLIILSDEEGEPLTKTHNRKIEALHKVFSEKYDLIIATEDEAKGDSEQGIKTDECNNNCKTDIVTGENVDNGLQAISKSEPNFELTNSEIRSSLISKEQHLETLGYNEVSMLSCAGKDNSGDLSEILELNKNLENNISNHPESLNQIKLQKDPPFFSSTKIPTPIAPKPTRIIPGTIIAPFTITPLNPPSQNTSSSSAPNVKTSRKLRKPKTFRYYRCPQCSQLFKLKSHFTTHMMRHSGERPFSCHLCDRSFLLMGELSVHILRHTGERPAKCSYCDKDFVRNTDLRVHMRTHTGVRPFKCNECFKAFTTMQTLKKHILVHTGEKPHKCTICNKCFTQNSGLKMHMLIHTGERPYKCNICAKDFPRGCDLKVHMRSHTGEKPYKCTTCGKDFGQTGHLKAHMLIHTGERPYKCTQCDKAFIKNGSLKTHMLEHTGEKPYKCEICAKKFTRVDGLKSHMMIHSQDKPFKCPHCGKGFTKSNNLKTHILTHTGERPHKCEECGKDFAHKGDYKLHMKLHTGQELFKCSFCKKDFTKFSYYKVHVRSHTGEKPYKCTLCDKAFTSNGSLNSHMLIHTGQRPYKCKVCSKAFTHNGNLKTHMLIHRGEKPYKCNVCGQDFVQNGSLKTHMLIHTGEKPFKCNICGKAFIQNVSLKTHMQRHTGEKPFKCTSCDKAFAQKASLKTHYLIHTGEKPFKCSICGKKFSQNVSLKRHLQKHTGEKPYKCSVCNKDFKVNKSLKKHMSTHSCEAVIVEPHGKQPQQQQQQPQQQQQQQQQQQLHHQQQQQHRHQQPPPQQQQQQQQLLLSHHQHQQHIQQTQQPLMLLQHQPQLHQSQQQMMPLSSEIHLDRDKMLPTGLQVEREKMHLTGVNLDREKSHIPLGGVHMERDKMTHDGMQLERDKIHHHGMQFEHPKMDVNELHHLEKRQVMGHGNEMTHEREKNIPVRTLEYDLMGGGSLMNLCKFRFHRQPHYQGFIQRPGLPVDPMVPPMQRPTPNYDIGAVRYWPQERK